One stretch of Candidatus Glassbacteria bacterium DNA includes these proteins:
- a CDS encoding peptidylprolyl isomerase — MSRFINLLALTALPAALIFGCSTGGNAQENETIPPPKAKIRQSPESTPGSTELTDESEVAVIQTKLGSIVIRFYPHVAPNHVKNFKSLAESKFFDGSTFHRVIPGFMIQGGDPNSKDDDLKNDGIGSGPRRLTAEFNQIRHTKGIVSAARSQDPNSASSQFFILVAPSYPSLDGQYTVFGKVAKGMDVVDKIVALPRDERDNPGKAALIKSVSIEKAGDVLELPLEEQQ; from the coding sequence ATGAGCCGATTTATTAATTTGCTTGCACTGACCGCATTACCCGCCGCCCTGATTTTCGGCTGCTCCACCGGCGGCAACGCCCAGGAAAACGAGACGATTCCACCTCCGAAAGCCAAAATCCGCCAGAGCCCCGAGTCAACGCCGGGCAGCACCGAACTGACCGATGAGAGCGAAGTGGCGGTGATTCAGACCAAGCTCGGATCGATTGTCATCCGGTTCTACCCCCACGTAGCGCCGAACCATGTGAAAAATTTCAAGTCGCTGGCCGAGAGCAAGTTTTTCGATGGATCCACGTTCCACAGGGTAATCCCCGGCTTCATGATCCAGGGCGGCGACCCCAACAGCAAGGATGACGACCTTAAAAACGACGGGATCGGCAGCGGACCGCGCCGTTTGACAGCCGAGTTCAACCAGATCAGGCACACCAAGGGAATCGTATCGGCAGCCCGCAGCCAGGACCCCAACAGCGCCAGCAGCCAGTTCTTTATCCTGGTAGCTCCCAGCTATCCTTCGCTCGATGGCCAGTACACCGTGTTCGGCAAGGTGGCCAAAGGGATGGACGTGGTGGACAAGATCGTAGCCCTGCCGCGGGATGAGCGCGACAATCCGGGTAAGGCCGCGCTGATTAAAAGTGTCAGTATCGAAAAAGCCGGCGACGTGCTGGAACTGCCGCTCGAGGAGCAGCAGTAA
- a CDS encoding DUF2088 domain-containing protein, translated as MVDESLVIGRGYDDYRRLEAVEIEDLCVRGLDSLILDGKSLLVIIPDGTRTVPLDVMFPIFYKHLNGRVKKLHFLIALGTHQPMSEKKIAERVGLTPYELKHEYPAARIFNHRWDLADTFAEIGKIPADEIEQISGGLFREELTVTINKMIYDYDQLIILGPTFPHEVVGFSGGNKYFFPGISGNKLLHFFHWLGAVITNPLVNGNKWTPPRMVVDRAAEFITVPVTNFDMVEKGGKLAGLFIGPTREAWSMAADLSSKLHVRYVNRKYKSVLGMAPRMYDDIWTAGKVMYKLEPVIEEGGELIIYAPHIDEVSYTHGKILNRIGYHCRDYFLKRMEQFIDIPRGILAHSTHVRGGGTFEDGVEQCDMKVTLATSIPEERCGRINLGYRDPDGIDFDQWRNREEEGFLFVPKAGETLYRLKGESYGAS; from the coding sequence ATGGTTGACGAGAGCCTGGTTATCGGCAGGGGTTACGACGACTACCGCCGGCTGGAAGCGGTCGAGATCGAGGACCTCTGCGTGCGGGGGCTGGACAGTCTTATTCTAGATGGTAAGAGTCTGCTGGTGATTATCCCCGACGGGACCCGCACCGTGCCGCTGGACGTGATGTTTCCGATCTTCTACAAGCACCTCAACGGCCGGGTTAAAAAGCTTCATTTCCTGATCGCGCTGGGGACCCACCAGCCGATGAGCGAGAAAAAGATCGCCGAACGGGTCGGGCTGACACCCTACGAGCTGAAACACGAGTACCCGGCGGCCAGAATTTTCAACCATCGCTGGGACCTGGCCGACACATTCGCCGAAATCGGAAAAATCCCGGCGGATGAGATCGAGCAGATCAGCGGCGGGCTGTTCCGCGAGGAACTGACTGTCACGATCAACAAGATGATTTACGACTACGACCAGCTGATTATCCTCGGACCCACGTTTCCCCACGAGGTTGTCGGGTTCTCGGGCGGAAATAAGTATTTCTTCCCGGGCATTTCGGGTAACAAGCTGCTGCACTTTTTCCACTGGCTGGGCGCGGTGATCACCAATCCGCTGGTCAACGGCAACAAATGGACACCGCCGCGCATGGTGGTCGACAGGGCGGCGGAGTTTATCACCGTGCCGGTGACTAATTTCGACATGGTGGAAAAGGGCGGTAAACTGGCCGGGCTGTTTATCGGGCCGACACGCGAGGCCTGGAGCATGGCTGCGGACTTGTCGTCGAAGCTGCATGTCAGATACGTAAACCGCAAGTACAAGTCCGTGCTGGGCATGGCGCCGCGTATGTACGATGATATCTGGACCGCGGGCAAGGTGATGTACAAGCTGGAGCCGGTGATCGAGGAGGGAGGCGAACTGATAATCTACGCGCCCCATATCGATGAGGTCAGCTACACACACGGTAAAATCCTGAACCGGATCGGCTACCACTGCCGGGACTATTTCCTGAAACGCATGGAACAGTTCATCGATATCCCCCGCGGCATACTGGCCCACAGCACCCATGTCCGCGGCGGCGGAACTTTCGAAGACGGTGTCGAACAATGCGACATGAAGGTCACCCTGGCCACCTCGATCCCCGAAGAGCGCTGCGGTCGGATCAACCTGGGCTACCGTGACCCGGATGGAATCGATTTCGACCAGTGGCGCAACCGCGAGGAAGAGGGTTTCCTGTTCGTACCCAAAGCCGGCGAGACGCTCTACCGGCTGAAGGGTGAAAGCTACGGAGCGTCGTAG
- a CDS encoding lysophospholipid acyltransferase family protein: MARIGKKMAHLAEYAAVRAGVLLLGAIGGRASCALGRGLGAFAWNPLGFRRRLVLESMARAFPGLEADRLDRLGRESYRNLGAVFTEVFRIHRLSDRELADKVLLSNREVLESALDGGRGVVNVAFHYGNWELMGARAAREGWPLDVIARPQTNPLFSRYVNALRESNGMRLIPVRNSSGTIARALRDGRIVTFLADQDAHRLGVFVPFLGRPASTPVGPALFAWMCGSPVVISLMLPLGDGRWEVLFELVPRPETANRDEFIRRVTEYYTATLERQVRQAPEHWFWPHKRWKTAPEE; this comes from the coding sequence ATGGCAAGGATCGGGAAAAAAATGGCCCACCTAGCAGAATATGCCGCTGTACGGGCCGGAGTGCTGCTGCTGGGGGCTATCGGCGGGAGAGCCTCATGCGCTCTGGGCCGAGGGCTGGGAGCGTTCGCCTGGAATCCCCTGGGTTTCCGTCGGAGATTGGTGCTGGAGAGTATGGCGCGCGCTTTCCCCGGCCTCGAAGCCGACAGACTCGATCGGCTGGGGCGGGAGAGCTACCGTAACCTGGGGGCCGTGTTCACGGAAGTTTTCCGTATTCATCGCCTGAGCGACAGAGAACTGGCGGACAAGGTGCTCTTGAGCAACCGCGAGGTGCTGGAGAGCGCGCTGGACGGGGGCCGGGGGGTGGTGAACGTGGCATTCCACTACGGAAACTGGGAGTTGATGGGTGCGCGGGCTGCGCGGGAGGGCTGGCCGCTGGATGTGATCGCCCGCCCGCAGACCAATCCGCTGTTCAGCCGCTATGTCAACGCCTTGCGCGAGTCCAACGGGATGCGGCTGATCCCGGTGCGGAACTCGTCGGGAACAATCGCCCGCGCCCTTCGCGACGGCCGGATAGTGACATTCCTGGCCGACCAGGACGCCCACCGCCTGGGCGTGTTCGTACCGTTTCTGGGCCGCCCGGCCTCGACTCCGGTCGGGCCGGCGCTGTTCGCCTGGATGTGCGGCTCACCCGTGGTGATCTCGCTGATGCTGCCGCTTGGCGATGGCCGCTGGGAGGTGCTGTTCGAGCTGGTTCCGCGGCCTGAGACAGCAAATCGCGACGAGTTTATCCGGCGGGTAACCGAGTACTACACTGCCACGCTCGAGCGCCAGGTGCGCCAGGCGCCCGAGCACTGGTTCTGGCCGCATAAGCGCTGGAAGACCGCGCCGGAGGAGTGA
- the gyrA gene encoding DNA gyrase subunit A: MAIENRERVLTRYIEDEMRDSFINYSMSVIMSRALPDVRDGLKPVHRRILFSMHGLGLAPNRPHKKCATVVGDVLGKYHPHGDSAVYDALVRMVQDFSLRYPLIDGQGNFGSIDGDPAAAYRYTEARMLPVAVDMQADIEKETVGFSPNFDDRLEEPTVLPAKIPNLLVNGSSGIAVGMATNIPPHNLNEIVDACVATIENPEITVDELMEMVPGPDFPTGGYIYGREGIKEAYHTGRGLIKVRARAYVESKKNGRDAIVIAEIPFMVNKSKLLEDMAELVRTKKVEGISDIRDESDRDGMRIVVDLKRDASGEAILNLFYTKTQLQNTFGVINLALVDGAPRVLNLKSMIRHYLDHRHVVVTRRAEFELRKADERAHVLEGLKIAIDNLDAVIKIIRKSKDTETARTNLMKGFELSEVQAQAILDLRLARLTALEREKLDEEYKDLLQTIERLKNLLDSRQQRMQLIREELLEMKDKYGDERRTEILDDAGEFNIEDLIAEEEMVITISHNGYIKRLPVNTYRRQVRGGRGKSGQATRETDFLEHLFIASTHDYILFFTAKGQLYWLKVYEIPQAGRTAQGKAIVNLLEIDNEDRIAAMLPVRNFSENEFVILATRNGQIKKTSLAAFSNPRRNGIIAIGVPEDDVLIEARITDGSHDIILATRNGQAIRFHEDKVRAMGRTAYGVRGIRLVHNDFVVGMVALNRDSTLLVVSEKGLGKRSSVEEYRVTNRGGKGIITLRCTPKTGKLVSIKEVVDDDEMILITQLGLIIRIALSSVKVIGRNTSGVKLINLNEGDRVVDVARIVPGEDDDQENGIVDQNPEEVDQ; encoded by the coding sequence ATGGCAATCGAGAACAGAGAAAGAGTGTTGACGCGTTATATCGAGGATGAGATGCGGGACTCCTTCATCAACTACTCGATGAGCGTGATCATGAGCCGCGCGCTGCCGGACGTGCGCGACGGGCTCAAACCGGTTCACCGCCGCATCCTGTTTTCCATGCACGGGCTGGGCCTGGCGCCCAACAGGCCACACAAGAAATGCGCCACCGTGGTCGGCGACGTGCTCGGCAAGTACCATCCCCACGGCGACTCGGCGGTCTACGACGCCCTGGTGCGGATGGTTCAGGATTTCAGCCTGCGCTACCCGCTGATCGACGGTCAGGGCAATTTCGGCTCTATCGATGGAGACCCGGCCGCGGCCTACCGCTACACCGAGGCCAGGATGCTGCCGGTAGCGGTCGATATGCAGGCGGATATCGAAAAAGAAACTGTCGGTTTCAGCCCCAATTTCGATGACCGCCTGGAAGAACCTACCGTTTTGCCGGCCAAAATACCCAATCTGCTGGTCAACGGTTCCAGCGGTATCGCTGTCGGCATGGCGACCAACATTCCACCGCACAACCTGAATGAAATTGTGGATGCCTGCGTGGCGACTATCGAGAACCCGGAGATCACTGTCGATGAATTGATGGAAATGGTCCCGGGTCCCGATTTCCCCACCGGCGGCTATATCTACGGACGCGAGGGAATCAAGGAAGCTTACCACACCGGACGGGGCCTGATCAAGGTCCGCGCCCGCGCCTATGTGGAAAGCAAGAAAAACGGCCGCGACGCGATCGTGATTGCCGAGATCCCGTTCATGGTCAACAAGAGCAAGCTGCTGGAAGACATGGCCGAACTGGTGCGGACCAAGAAGGTCGAGGGGATCAGCGATATCCGCGATGAGTCGGACCGCGACGGGATGCGGATCGTGGTCGATCTCAAGCGCGACGCCAGCGGCGAGGCGATTCTCAACCTTTTCTACACCAAGACCCAGCTCCAGAACACGTTCGGCGTGATCAACCTGGCCCTGGTGGACGGGGCTCCGCGTGTGCTGAACCTGAAGTCGATGATCCGGCATTACCTCGATCACCGTCACGTGGTGGTAACTCGCCGCGCCGAGTTCGAGCTGCGCAAAGCCGATGAACGGGCGCATGTTCTGGAAGGCCTCAAGATCGCGATCGACAATCTCGACGCAGTGATCAAAATAATCCGTAAGAGTAAGGACACCGAGACTGCGCGCACCAATCTGATGAAAGGGTTCGAGCTCAGCGAAGTCCAGGCCCAGGCCATTCTCGATTTGCGCCTGGCCCGTCTGACCGCGCTCGAGCGGGAAAAACTGGACGAGGAGTACAAGGACTTACTGCAGACTATCGAGCGGCTGAAGAACCTGCTCGATAGCCGCCAGCAGCGCATGCAGTTAATCCGCGAAGAGCTGCTGGAAATGAAGGACAAGTACGGTGACGAACGCCGGACGGAGATTCTGGACGATGCCGGCGAGTTCAATATCGAGGACCTGATCGCCGAAGAGGAAATGGTGATCACGATCAGCCACAACGGCTACATCAAGCGCCTGCCGGTCAACACCTACCGCCGTCAGGTCCGCGGCGGCCGGGGCAAGAGCGGCCAGGCCACACGCGAAACCGATTTCCTGGAGCACCTCTTTATCGCCAGCACCCACGACTATATCCTGTTTTTCACGGCCAAGGGCCAGCTTTACTGGCTGAAGGTCTACGAGATCCCGCAGGCCGGGCGCACCGCCCAGGGCAAGGCGATTGTCAACCTGCTCGAGATCGACAATGAAGACCGGATTGCCGCCATGCTTCCGGTACGAAATTTCAGCGAGAACGAATTCGTAATCCTGGCCACACGCAACGGACAGATCAAGAAAACCAGCCTGGCCGCGTTCAGCAACCCTCGCCGCAACGGAATTATCGCGATCGGCGTGCCTGAGGACGACGTGTTGATCGAAGCCAGGATCACCGATGGGAGCCACGACATTATCCTGGCCACGCGTAACGGCCAGGCGATCCGTTTCCACGAGGACAAGGTACGGGCCATGGGCCGAACGGCTTACGGCGTCCGGGGAATCAGACTGGTGCACAATGATTTCGTGGTGGGCATGGTTGCGCTGAACCGGGATTCGACTCTGCTGGTCGTGAGCGAGAAAGGTTTGGGCAAACGGTCCTCGGTGGAGGAATACCGGGTCACCAATCGCGGCGGCAAGGGGATTATCACCCTGCGCTGCACGCCCAAAACCGGTAAGCTGGTATCGATCAAGGAAGTGGTCGATGATGACGAAATGATCCTGATCACCCAGTTGGGATTGATTATCCGGATCGCCCTGAGCAGTGTCAAGGTGATCGGTCGCAACACCAGCGGCGTGAAACTGATCAACCTCAACGAGGGCGACCGGGTAGTCGATGTCGCCAGGATCGTACCGGGCGAGGATGACGACCAGGAAAACGGGATTGTAGACCAGAACCCGGAAGAGGTTGATCAATAA
- a CDS encoding PIG-L family deacetylase, which yields MKFLYVFPHPDDESFGPGPGINSQLRDGHEVYLLTLTRGEATSIRHKLGLDKQQMGEVRYREMQCVSQVYGLTGMTVLNLPDGGLKELDPREIEHAVEKHVREIEPQILITYPAHGISGFHDHLIAHAVVKRVFCQLREDGADYLRRLAFFTVDEQTAKNNRGAIRLNHSTAAEIDCRFVVDDQDLNAFNRALDCYGTYREVVEKSKVRESVSREICYEIFGEEHDPPLEDPVEF from the coding sequence GTGAAATTCCTCTATGTGTTCCCGCACCCGGATGATGAAAGTTTCGGGCCCGGGCCGGGTATCAACAGTCAACTGCGCGACGGCCACGAAGTGTACCTGCTTACGCTCACCCGCGGCGAGGCTACCAGTATACGACATAAGCTGGGCCTGGACAAGCAGCAGATGGGCGAGGTCCGGTATCGCGAAATGCAGTGTGTCAGTCAGGTGTACGGCTTAACCGGCATGACTGTCCTGAACCTCCCCGACGGCGGCCTGAAAGAGCTGGACCCTCGCGAAATCGAGCACGCGGTGGAAAAGCACGTCCGTGAAATCGAGCCGCAGATACTGATTACTTACCCCGCCCACGGCATCAGCGGGTTCCACGACCACCTGATTGCCCACGCCGTTGTCAAGCGCGTGTTCTGCCAGCTGCGTGAGGATGGCGCAGACTACCTTCGCAGACTGGCGTTTTTCACGGTCGATGAACAAACGGCGAAAAACAACAGGGGTGCAATCCGCCTTAACCACTCGACCGCCGCTGAGATCGACTGCCGCTTCGTGGTAGACGATCAGGACCTCAATGCTTTCAACCGCGCATTGGACTGTTACGGAACCTACAGGGAGGTGGTGGAGAAATCTAAAGTGCGCGAGAGCGTGAGCCGCGAGATCTGCTACGAGATTTTCGGCGAGGAACACGATCCGCCGCTTGAGGATCCGGTCGAGTTCTGA
- a CDS encoding SDR family oxidoreductase — translation MANDYTANLFDVSGRVAAVTGGGGILCSVMAEALAKAGAKVAVLDLREEAAAAVADKIKAGGGQAVPVAVDVLQRASIEEACEQVEKALGPVDVLVNGAGGNKKEATTSSELSFFDLPEDAVRWVFDLNCLGTIMPSQIFGRVMAERKRGNVINISSMSAFHPLTKVLGYSAAKAAISNFTEWLAVHMARDYASEIRVNAIAPGFFLTEQNRFLLVDEKTGQPTERGRAIIAATPQGRYGSPEELLGVLFWLISDAASFVTGTVIPVDGGFNAFSGV, via the coding sequence ATGGCAAATGATTACACGGCAAATTTATTCGATGTCAGCGGCAGGGTGGCGGCTGTCACCGGCGGCGGCGGAATCCTGTGCAGCGTGATGGCCGAGGCGCTGGCCAAAGCCGGCGCCAAAGTGGCTGTCCTGGACCTTCGCGAGGAAGCCGCCGCCGCGGTGGCCGACAAGATCAAGGCCGGCGGCGGCCAGGCGGTGCCGGTGGCGGTGGACGTCTTGCAGCGCGCCAGTATCGAAGAGGCCTGCGAGCAGGTGGAAAAGGCCCTGGGTCCGGTCGATGTGCTGGTCAACGGCGCGGGGGGCAACAAAAAAGAGGCCACCACCAGCTCCGAACTCTCGTTTTTCGACCTGCCGGAAGATGCGGTGCGCTGGGTGTTCGACCTCAACTGCCTGGGCACGATCATGCCGAGCCAGATTTTCGGCCGGGTGATGGCCGAGCGCAAACGGGGCAACGTGATCAATATCAGCTCGATGAGCGCCTTCCACCCGCTGACCAAGGTGCTGGGCTATTCAGCCGCCAAGGCCGCGATCAGCAATTTCACGGAGTGGCTGGCCGTGCACATGGCCCGGGACTACGCCTCCGAGATCCGGGTCAACGCTATCGCGCCGGGCTTTTTCCTCACCGAGCAGAACCGGTTCCTGCTGGTGGACGAGAAGACGGGCCAGCCCACCGAGCGCGGCCGCGCGATTATCGCCGCCACGCCCCAGGGGCGTTACGGCAGCCCCGAGGAACTGCTGGGCGTGCTGTTCTGGCTGATTTCCGACGCGGCCAGTTTTGTCACCGGCACGGTTATCCCGGTCGATGGCGGGTTCAACGCGTTCAGTGGTGTATAA
- a CDS encoding SDR family oxidoreductase, with protein MYPELEGKNAIVTGASRGFGREIAIRLAREGCNVIVNYRRSKSEAHEVVAEIEKLDNGVRAIALRGDVGDEDSLHKMFNQVKAEFDNLEIVIANAAFGVPGTLMGTTTHHFEVTLASSARSLMHLAQHAVPMMKNDWGRIVSITSEGGQKVLPGYGVIGPAKSALESITRYLAVELAPKGVVVNGVMAGPCFTRSLSAIPGAKELLEETACRAPMQRLIEAEDVARTVAFLCSDEAKMICGQFIIVDGGCSIAR; from the coding sequence ATGTACCCGGAACTTGAGGGTAAGAACGCAATCGTAACCGGCGCCAGCCGTGGATTCGGCCGCGAGATAGCGATCAGGCTCGCCCGCGAGGGCTGCAACGTGATAGTCAATTACCGTCGCAGCAAAAGCGAAGCCCATGAAGTCGTCGCGGAAATCGAAAAGCTGGACAACGGCGTCCGGGCTATCGCCCTGCGAGGCGACGTGGGCGACGAGGACAGCCTGCACAAGATGTTCAACCAGGTCAAGGCGGAGTTCGACAACCTGGAAATCGTGATCGCCAACGCGGCGTTCGGTGTGCCGGGCACCCTGATGGGCACCACGACCCATCATTTCGAGGTAACCCTGGCCAGCAGCGCCCGCTCGCTGATGCACCTGGCCCAGCACGCAGTGCCGATGATGAAAAACGACTGGGGACGGATTGTCAGTATCACCAGCGAGGGCGGCCAGAAAGTCCTTCCCGGCTACGGTGTGATCGGCCCGGCCAAATCCGCGCTGGAATCGATCACCCGCTACCTGGCGGTTGAGCTTGCTCCGAAAGGGGTCGTGGTCAACGGAGTGATGGCCGGTCCGTGTTTCACGCGCAGCCTGTCGGCTATCCCCGGCGCCAAGGAACTGCTGGAGGAAACCGCCTGCCGCGCCCCGATGCAGAGGCTGATCGAGGCGGAAGACGTGGCCAGAACCGTGGCGTTTCTCTGCTCGGACGAAGCGAAAATGATCTGCGGCCAGTTTATTATTGTCGACGGCGGCTGCAGTATCGCCAGGTAA
- a CDS encoding 6-phosphofructokinase has product MSGIKGNAIVAQSGGPTAVINASACGVIQAALKSEAIRGVYGAYNGILGVLQEEIFDIGAEGAETVELMKTTPSAAIGSCRYKLKKIEEDRVDFERVLEVFKAHDIRYFFYAGGNDSMDTAAKVKKLSEELGYELIVMGVPKTIDNDLACTDHCPGYGSVAKFIAASVMEAGRDTESLWTFDTCAVLETMGRNAGWIAAAGALARRSPEDAPHLIYVPEARFTREKFVEDVRRVHGELGRCFIVASEGVAWEDGTCVAEDTSALAKDSFGHAQLGGVAQVLKKIIEDELGLKTRWMMPGLTQRNAMHFASRTDRDEAYMSGAEAVRQATGGTSGKMVTLERVSSSPYRCETGLAKLEDVANGEKKLPRDWLNEAGNMPNGKFIEFARPLIEGEVEVPMEGGLPRFMRFKRKWLPKKCAEYDV; this is encoded by the coding sequence ATGAGCGGGATTAAAGGTAACGCGATTGTAGCCCAGTCCGGCGGTCCGACCGCCGTAATCAACGCCTCGGCCTGCGGCGTGATCCAGGCGGCGCTGAAAAGTGAGGCGATTAGAGGGGTATATGGCGCTTACAACGGTATTCTGGGCGTGCTGCAGGAAGAGATTTTCGATATCGGGGCCGAGGGGGCGGAGACTGTCGAGCTGATGAAAACTACGCCCAGCGCCGCTATCGGCAGCTGCCGCTACAAACTGAAGAAGATCGAGGAGGACCGGGTCGATTTCGAGCGTGTGCTGGAAGTGTTCAAGGCCCACGATATCCGCTATTTCTTCTACGCCGGCGGCAATGACTCGATGGATACCGCGGCCAAGGTCAAGAAGCTCAGCGAGGAGCTGGGCTATGAGCTGATCGTGATGGGCGTGCCCAAGACAATCGACAACGACCTGGCCTGCACCGACCATTGCCCCGGCTACGGCAGCGTTGCCAAGTTTATCGCCGCCAGCGTGATGGAGGCCGGCCGCGATACCGAGAGCCTCTGGACCTTCGATACTTGCGCCGTGCTCGAGACGATGGGCCGCAACGCGGGCTGGATCGCCGCTGCCGGGGCGCTGGCCCGCCGCAGCCCGGAAGACGCTCCGCACCTGATCTATGTCCCCGAGGCGCGGTTTACCCGCGAGAAGTTTGTCGAGGACGTGCGCCGGGTGCACGGCGAGCTGGGCCGCTGCTTCATTGTCGCCAGCGAGGGCGTGGCCTGGGAGGACGGGACCTGTGTGGCCGAGGACACGAGCGCCCTGGCAAAAGACAGTTTCGGCCACGCCCAGCTGGGCGGCGTGGCCCAGGTGCTGAAAAAGATTATCGAGGATGAGCTGGGACTCAAGACCCGCTGGATGATGCCGGGCCTGACCCAGCGCAACGCCATGCATTTCGCCAGCCGCACCGACCGCGATGAGGCGTACATGTCCGGGGCCGAGGCTGTCCGGCAGGCGACCGGCGGCACCAGCGGCAAGATGGTTACCCTGGAGCGGGTGTCCAGCTCGCCATACAGGTGCGAGACCGGGCTGGCGAAGCTCGAGGATGTGGCCAACGGTGAAAAAAAACTGCCCCGCGACTGGCTCAACGAGGCGGGCAACATGCCCAACGGGAAGTTTATCGAATTCGCCAGGCCGCTGATCGAGGGTGAAGTAGAGGTGCCGATGGAGGGCGGCCTGCCCCGGTTCATGCGTTTCAAGCGTAAGTGGCTGCCGAAAAAGTGCGCTGAATACGACGTATGA
- a CDS encoding DeoR/GlpR transcriptional regulator, producing the protein MFTEERQQKILELIQQTGKIRISELTEQFGVSEVTLRNDLSLLARKGYLTRTHGGALLQENSIFPGRARLSFGGKGVPNLAAKRAIGKRAVEYVESGMNILLDAGTTILEIARNLHGFRNLTVITDSIPVAVELSGEEEITVLLTGGVLRSASLAVIGPESWSMLENIHVQRAFIGARGVSAERGFFCGNSVEGETKRRMMAVAEEKFAVVDASKFGASSLVPFAELADFDYILTDRLDDESLQAQLADKIEIVTCTSGKTSGSGVRK; encoded by the coding sequence ATGTTTACCGAAGAACGCCAGCAGAAAATCCTGGAGCTGATCCAGCAGACAGGTAAAATCCGGATCTCGGAGTTGACCGAGCAGTTCGGGGTCAGCGAGGTCACCCTGCGCAATGACCTTTCGCTGCTGGCCCGCAAGGGTTACCTGACTCGGACCCACGGCGGAGCGCTGCTTCAGGAGAACAGCATTTTCCCCGGCCGGGCGCGGCTGTCGTTCGGCGGTAAGGGCGTGCCGAACCTGGCGGCCAAGCGAGCTATCGGCAAGCGCGCGGTCGAATATGTGGAGAGCGGGATGAATATTCTGCTCGACGCCGGCACCACGATTCTCGAAATCGCCCGCAATCTCCACGGCTTCCGCAACCTGACCGTGATCACCGACTCGATCCCCGTGGCGGTGGAGTTGAGCGGCGAGGAGGAGATCACCGTGCTGCTCACCGGCGGAGTTCTTCGCTCGGCAAGCCTGGCGGTGATCGGGCCGGAAAGCTGGTCGATGCTGGAGAATATCCATGTCCAGCGGGCGTTTATCGGTGCACGGGGAGTCAGCGCCGAGCGCGGATTTTTCTGCGGCAACTCGGTGGAGGGCGAGACCAAGCGGCGGATGATGGCCGTGGCGGAGGAGAAGTTCGCCGTTGTGGATGCCAGCAAGTTCGGCGCCTCCAGCCTCGTTCCGTTCGCCGAGCTGGCGGATTTCGATTACATACTCACCGATAGATTGGATGATGAGAGTCTGCAGGCGCAGCTTGCGGATAAAATTGAAATCGTGACTTGCACTTCAGGTAAAACATCGGGTTCCGGAGTCAGAAAATGA
- a CDS encoding HAD family hydrolase: MASKQDLIDLQPENDYFVGIDSDGCAYPTMELKHKECFIPNIIRYFGLQSVSKYAREAAEFVNLYSKWRGINRFPALLMAIDLLRDRPEVAASSVELPELNELRKWVDSGIALGNPTLTAEVEKNGNPVLKEVLEWSKAVNDSVDWMVYGCKPFAWVRESLRKMEDRADMVVVSATPVPALEKEWNEHDLARYVRVIAGQEMGSKKEHLQMATGGKYDPDKVLMIGDAPGDMRSARANDALFFPINPAHEEESWKLLHDEAFDRFVAGTYAGDYEHGLIVRFEALLPDTPPWKTAS; this comes from the coding sequence ATGGCGAGCAAGCAGGACCTGATCGATCTGCAACCGGAAAATGATTATTTTGTGGGTATCGACTCCGACGGCTGCGCGTACCCCACCATGGAGCTGAAGCATAAAGAGTGTTTCATCCCCAATATCATCCGCTATTTCGGGCTCCAGTCGGTGAGCAAGTACGCCCGCGAGGCCGCGGAGTTTGTCAACCTGTACTCCAAGTGGCGCGGCATCAACCGGTTCCCCGCGCTGCTGATGGCGATAGATTTGCTCCGGGACCGTCCCGAGGTGGCCGCCAGCAGCGTGGAGTTGCCCGAGCTGAACGAACTCCGCAAATGGGTGGACAGCGGGATCGCCCTGGGCAACCCCACCCTGACCGCCGAGGTGGAGAAAAACGGCAACCCCGTGCTGAAGGAAGTGCTGGAGTGGAGCAAAGCGGTCAACGACAGCGTGGACTGGATGGTCTACGGCTGCAAACCGTTCGCCTGGGTGCGCGAGAGCCTGCGGAAAATGGAGGACAGGGCGGACATGGTGGTGGTCAGCGCCACGCCGGTGCCGGCCCTGGAAAAAGAGTGGAACGAGCACGACCTGGCCCGGTATGTCAGGGTTATCGCCGGGCAGGAGATGGGTAGCAAGAAGGAGCACCTTCAGATGGCCACCGGCGGCAAGTACGATCCGGACAAGGTGCTGATGATCGGCGATGCGCCGGGGGATATGCGCTCGGCCAGGGCCAACGACGCCCTGTTTTTCCCGATCAATCCGGCTCACGAGGAAGAGAGCTGGAAACTGCTTCACGACGAGGCGTTCGACCGGTTCGTGGCGGGTACGTACGCCGGAGATTACGAGCACGGACTGATTGTGCGGTTCGAGGCGTTGCTGCCGGATACTCCGCCCTGGAAAACCGCGAGCTGA